In one Paenibacillus sp. JQZ6Y-1 genomic region, the following are encoded:
- a CDS encoding MSMEG_1061 family FMN-dependent PPOX-type flavoprotein, protein MMQPVKETVEPMEHYITSLEELRQYTGEPQEHIMKKSISIVDHHVAYYISLSSLFFLATSDEDGRCDVSPRGDGPGFVKVLDEKRLIFPERPGNRRADSLCNILQSPQVGMIFLIPGMDEVLRVNGRARITKDAALLEKMEWSGKTIGLGVVVEVEECFVHCPRALKQAGAWKQDQWMDREQLPSTKEMFLAHLRLNGIEL, encoded by the coding sequence ATGATGCAACCTGTAAAAGAAACGGTTGAACCCATGGAGCACTATATTACTTCGCTAGAGGAATTAAGGCAGTACACTGGCGAGCCGCAAGAGCATATTATGAAAAAGTCGATCTCGATTGTGGATCATCATGTAGCATATTATATATCACTGTCGTCCTTGTTTTTCCTAGCAACATCGGACGAAGATGGGCGCTGTGATGTATCCCCGCGCGGCGATGGACCCGGCTTCGTTAAGGTGCTGGATGAAAAGCGTCTTATATTTCCAGAGCGTCCTGGTAATCGCCGTGCAGATTCGCTGTGCAATATATTGCAAAGTCCGCAAGTCGGTATGATTTTCCTTATTCCGGGTATGGATGAAGTGCTGCGCGTGAATGGACGTGCGCGGATTACGAAGGATGCAGCTTTGCTAGAAAAGATGGAGTGGAGCGGCAAAACTATAGGGCTTGGTGTCGTAGTGGAAGTGGAGGAATGCTTTGTTCATTGTCCACGCGCGCTGAAGCAGGCTGGAGCTTGGAAACAAGACCAATGGATGGATCGAGAACAATTGCCGTCTACAAAAGAGATGTTTTTAGCTCACTTACGGTTAAATGGAATTGAGCTGTAA
- a CDS encoding NAD(P)/FAD-dependent oxidoreductase codes for MNTYDCIVVGAGPAGIFACYELTRIAPDWKVLLIDKGHNIYSRNCPIMQEKIQFCPPPAGKKDYAGCLPACSVTAGFGGAGAYSDGKFNITTEFGGWLTDYLPGSRVEELIRYVDSINLEHGATENITDPTTDVIRDIEQRGYASGLKLLRAQVRHLGTEQNLEILKSIYEYLNTRIDMVYKAEVEDIITVKEDGKHRITGIVTKKGETYESANVMIAPGRDGSAWLTEILKKRRLKMYNNQVDVGVRVETSDVVMQEINKHLYEGKFIFNTSVGTRVRTFCSNPSGHVVVENHSGVMAANGHSFKDPALGSRNTNFALLVSHKFTEPFDKPNEYAREICRRANDLSSGGVIVQKFGDILRGRRSTADRIKEGFLEPTLKEAVPGDLGLVLPYNTMKSLVEMVHALEGVTPGIASEHTLFYGVEAKFYSARPKLNDNLETEIDGLYCGGDGAGVTRGLAQAGAAGVWIARSMFTKTGSSTRIPATVV; via the coding sequence ATGAACACATACGATTGCATCGTTGTAGGAGCAGGACCAGCAGGGATTTTTGCTTGTTATGAATTGACACGGATTGCACCGGATTGGAAAGTACTGCTGATTGATAAAGGGCATAACATTTACAGCCGCAATTGTCCGATTATGCAGGAGAAAATCCAATTCTGTCCGCCACCAGCAGGCAAAAAGGATTATGCAGGCTGTCTGCCCGCTTGCTCCGTTACCGCAGGCTTTGGTGGAGCGGGTGCGTACAGCGATGGCAAATTCAATATTACGACTGAATTTGGCGGCTGGTTAACCGATTATCTGCCCGGCTCGCGTGTCGAGGAATTGATTCGGTATGTAGATAGCATCAATCTGGAGCACGGTGCAACCGAGAATATTACCGATCCTACAACTGATGTAATTCGTGACATTGAGCAACGTGGCTATGCGTCCGGGCTGAAGCTGCTGCGCGCTCAGGTTCGTCACTTGGGTACTGAGCAAAATCTAGAAATCCTCAAATCCATTTATGAGTATCTGAATACACGTATTGATATGGTATACAAAGCCGAAGTTGAAGATATTATTACTGTAAAAGAAGACGGTAAGCATCGCATTACGGGCATCGTGACCAAAAAAGGCGAAACGTACGAATCTGCCAATGTGATGATCGCTCCCGGACGCGACGGCTCCGCATGGCTGACCGAGATTTTGAAAAAGCGTCGTCTGAAAATGTACAACAATCAGGTCGATGTAGGCGTGCGTGTAGAAACATCGGATGTGGTGATGCAGGAGATCAACAAGCATCTATATGAAGGCAAATTCATTTTTAATACATCCGTCGGTACTCGTGTGCGTACCTTCTGTAGCAATCCATCGGGGCATGTTGTTGTTGAGAATCATAGCGGCGTAATGGCAGCGAACGGACACTCGTTCAAAGACCCAGCATTGGGTTCACGCAATACGAACTTCGCTTTGCTCGTCTCGCATAAATTTACAGAGCCATTCGACAAACCAAATGAGTATGCGCGTGAGATTTGCCGTCGGGCGAACGATCTGTCCAGCGGCGGCGTTATTGTACAGAAATTTGGTGATATTTTGCGCGGACGTCGTTCGACGGCTGACCGGATCAAGGAGGGCTTTTTGGAGCCGACATTGAAAGAAGCCGTTCCGGGTGATCTCGGTCTGGTGTTGCCATACAATACGATGAAAAGTCTAGTTGAAATGGTACACGCGCTGGAGGGTGTAACGCCGGGTATCGCGTCCGAGCACACTTTATTTTATGGAGTGGAAGCCAAATTCTACTCTGCGCGTCCGAAGCTGAACGACAATTTAGAAACAGAGATCGACGGTTTGTACTGTGGTGGCGATGGAGCGGGTGTCACGCGTGGTCTGGCACAGGCAGGAGCAGCTGGCGTCTGGATCGCTCGCAGCATGTTTACCAAAACAGGTAGCAGCACTCGTATTCCGGCAACGGTCGTTTGA
- a CDS encoding NAD(P)-dependent oxidoreductase, with amino-acid sequence MNILIFGATGRTGMELLKQGLERGHEVTAFVRSPQKIHMQHPHLHIVQGEATSADQVNKVVQEGSYDAIFSALGAKSPFQRDLKLVEAVRFITDAASRYSSAQLLHVSFVGGREDASKLGFLYKYITPVVMKQLLADHRAKDEIVSSSGANWTLVQPPVLTSGERTGQYIAETQISRLPSSKMKMSRANLAQFMLEQAEKQAYSRQTVMVSE; translated from the coding sequence ATGAACATTCTTATTTTTGGAGCAACGGGGCGTACGGGAATGGAGCTACTGAAACAGGGATTGGAGCGTGGGCATGAGGTGACTGCCTTTGTACGAAGTCCGCAAAAGATACACATGCAGCATCCCCATCTACATATCGTGCAGGGTGAGGCAACGAGCGCGGATCAGGTGAACAAGGTAGTGCAGGAGGGATCGTATGATGCAATCTTTTCCGCGCTGGGAGCCAAAAGCCCATTTCAACGCGATTTGAAGCTAGTGGAAGCGGTTCGTTTCATCACCGATGCAGCATCCCGTTACTCTTCCGCTCAACTGCTGCATGTGTCGTTTGTCGGTGGACGTGAGGATGCAAGCAAGCTGGGTTTCTTGTACAAATATATTACGCCAGTCGTTATGAAACAGTTGCTAGCAGATCATCGTGCCAAGGATGAGATTGTTAGCAGCAGTGGCGCGAATTGGACACTCGTACAGCCGCCCGTTCTAACCAGTGGCGAAAGAACGGGACAATATATCGCCGAGACGCAGATCAGCCGCCTGCCATCCAGCAAAATGAAGATGTCACGCGCTAATCTGGCACAGTTTATGCTGGAACAGGCGGAGAAGCAGGCGTACAGTCGTCAGACGGTAATGGTCAGCGAATGA
- a CDS encoding alpha/beta hydrolase family protein: MIYRLTYLSDEYKVKGYLTLPYGTYMETDALEKYIQQYFKRNDLYVEEIACPLHQPTQAIQENVYPAFVYCRGGIGRVGSVRMTWLERFAQHGQVVFAPCYRGAEGGEGRDQFGGDDVQDVLSGLDWLTSLPFVDEQRVAIMGFSRGSVDAAQAAVRWQQKERHMRALIVWGGVANLAQTYEERIDLRRMLKRVIGGSTGKYPERYEARSPSALAKDIPCPVLIIHGQQDEQVDPSHGQLMIRRLQELGQPYDVQWYEDYGHHMPEDVHKQAIARMFAWIEQVK; encoded by the coding sequence ATGATCTACCGACTGACCTATTTATCCGACGAATACAAAGTCAAAGGCTATCTGACCTTGCCGTATGGTACATATATGGAAACGGATGCCTTAGAAAAGTATATACAGCAATATTTTAAACGAAACGATTTGTACGTAGAGGAGATTGCCTGTCCGCTACATCAACCGACGCAAGCGATACAAGAGAACGTCTATCCAGCATTTGTATATTGCCGTGGCGGTATCGGCAGAGTTGGCAGTGTACGAATGACATGGCTAGAGCGATTTGCCCAGCATGGTCAGGTCGTATTTGCTCCATGCTATCGAGGTGCAGAGGGCGGCGAAGGACGCGACCAATTTGGCGGCGACGATGTGCAGGATGTGCTGTCCGGTCTGGACTGGCTAACCTCCTTGCCATTTGTGGATGAGCAACGGGTAGCGATTATGGGCTTCTCGCGCGGCTCGGTGGATGCTGCACAAGCAGCCGTTCGCTGGCAACAAAAAGAGCGCCATATGCGGGCGCTCATTGTCTGGGGCGGCGTTGCCAATCTCGCACAAACGTATGAAGAACGAATCGATCTCAGACGAATGCTCAAGCGCGTCATAGGCGGCTCCACTGGGAAATACCCAGAACGATACGAAGCACGCTCTCCCTCAGCGCTAGCAAAGGATATACCATGCCCAGTACTGATTATTCATGGACAGCAAGACGAGCAGGTAGACCCTTCTCATGGACAATTGATGATCCGACGATTGCAGGAGCTTGGGCAGCCGTACGATGTGCAATGGTATGAAGACTACGGACATCATATGCCCGAGGATGTGCATAAGCAGGCAATTGCACGGATGTTTGCATGGATTGAGCAGGTGAAGTAA
- the pxpB gene encoding 5-oxoprolinase subunit PxpB, giving the protein MKQAWTLHPLGDAAIVIEFGNVISEDMLTKVQQAMIMLEQSSFPGLVECVPSYTTLAVYYDPAIVAGWGKTRSLNDIALDYIEGRNDPRPEHSSGSMAHPHPIPHEFSTMMDDSLQHMNRLPNTPYDRVCALLDTLLSRVVTASNMIKTEPTVVEIPVCYGGEYGPDLAHVAAHNGLTEQEVIALHSGGDYLVYTLGFAPGFPYLGGLSDQLTTPRRDTPRIRIPAGSVGIAGIQTGIYPLETPGGWQLIGRTPISLFRPHRQPPTLLSSGNRLVFRPISEQEYMQLQEQDKQMNVSEGAENATSDISTTTTSAKLSAHVDHVTKPGRMSDESSN; this is encoded by the coding sequence ATGAAGCAAGCATGGACATTGCATCCGCTTGGTGATGCAGCGATTGTGATTGAATTTGGTAATGTGATTAGCGAAGACATGTTAACGAAGGTACAGCAGGCAATGATCATGCTGGAGCAGTCTTCTTTTCCGGGGCTAGTGGAGTGTGTACCTTCCTATACAACATTAGCGGTGTATTATGATCCTGCTATTGTAGCGGGTTGGGGAAAGACTCGTTCTCTGAATGATATTGCGCTGGATTACATAGAAGGAAGAAATGACCCGCGTCCTGAACATTCCTCTGGTTCTATGGCACATCCCCATCCTATTCCTCATGAATTTTCAACGATGATGGATGACAGTCTCCAGCATATGAATAGATTGCCCAATACGCCGTATGATCGGGTATGTGCATTATTGGATACGCTGCTGAGTCGTGTCGTCACGGCATCGAATATGATCAAAACCGAGCCGACGGTAGTAGAGATTCCGGTATGCTATGGTGGCGAATATGGACCGGATTTGGCACATGTGGCTGCTCATAACGGATTGACAGAGCAGGAAGTGATTGCTTTACATAGCGGGGGTGATTATTTGGTGTATACGCTTGGATTTGCGCCGGGCTTCCCGTATTTGGGCGGATTGTCGGATCAGCTGACAACACCACGACGCGATACGCCTCGTATACGTATTCCTGCTGGTTCAGTGGGGATTGCTGGCATACAAACAGGCATCTATCCGCTGGAAACGCCGGGAGGATGGCAGTTGATCGGGCGCACGCCTATATCATTATTTCGTCCGCATCGACAACCGCCGACGTTGTTGAGTAGTGGCAACCGTCTTGTGTTTCGTCCCATTTCGGAGCAGGAGTATATGCAATTACAGGAGCAGGATAAGCAGATGAATGTGTCAGAGGGTGCAGAGAATGCAACGAGCGACATCTCTACAACGACAACATCTGCTAAGCTGTCTGCCCATGTAGATCATGTTACCAAACCGGGGAGGATGAGCGATGAGTCTAGTAATTGA
- a CDS encoding biotin-dependent carboxyltransferase family protein produces MSLVIEKPGLLTTVQDIGRIGYGQYGISRSGAMDGLAHRLANWLVGNPADTATLEMTWSGITAIVEQGCWIAITGGDMQPSVNGKPLPMWRPVFVSAGSRLVFKQAIRGCRAYMSIAGGWQGDQVMNSVSTYLRAGLGGLDGRPLQSGDTVVAASIVDNDDTDSLVAQQSACAAVNWRVSTNLIPQYGKQAVIRVLPGRQWEDFDGAVQQLLFEQEYRITPQSDRMGYRLSGSQLQTIVPQQYISEAVSHGTVQVPPDGQPIILMADRQTLGGYAKIAQVISLDIPRLAQMAPGDQIHFQRIDMQEAQRLYVEWVRELAVLRHSIALRLHELGLAIRY; encoded by the coding sequence ATGAGTCTAGTAATTGAGAAGCCGGGTTTGCTAACTACGGTGCAGGATATAGGTCGTATTGGTTATGGGCAATATGGTATTAGCCGCTCCGGTGCTATGGATGGGCTGGCGCATCGTCTAGCCAATTGGTTGGTTGGCAATCCGGCTGATACCGCGACATTGGAAATGACATGGTCCGGTATAACCGCTATTGTCGAGCAGGGCTGCTGGATAGCGATTACAGGCGGTGATATGCAGCCTTCGGTGAATGGGAAGCCGCTACCGATGTGGCGTCCTGTATTCGTTTCCGCAGGCAGTCGGTTGGTATTCAAGCAGGCGATTCGTGGATGTCGTGCCTATATGAGTATTGCAGGCGGGTGGCAGGGAGATCAGGTGATGAACAGCGTCAGTACCTATTTACGCGCAGGGCTGGGCGGCTTGGATGGCAGACCTTTGCAGTCAGGCGATACCGTGGTCGCAGCTTCCATAGTGGACAATGATGATACAGATTCTTTAGTTGCGCAGCAGTCTGCTTGTGCAGCGGTGAATTGGCGAGTAAGCACCAATCTGATTCCACAGTATGGCAAGCAGGCAGTGATTCGGGTGTTGCCGGGCAGACAGTGGGAGGATTTTGACGGAGCGGTACAGCAATTGCTATTTGAGCAGGAATATCGCATTACACCACAATCCGATCGAATGGGATATCGGTTGTCCGGCTCGCAGCTACAAACGATAGTGCCGCAGCAGTATATTTCCGAAGCGGTTAGCCATGGGACGGTGCAGGTGCCGCCGGATGGACAGCCTATTATTCTGATGGCAGATCGACAGACACTGGGCGGATATGCCAAGATCGCGCAAGTCATTAGTCTAGATATACCTCGACTAGCGCAGATGGCGCCGGGTGATCAGATTCATTTTCAGCGTATTGATATGCAGGAAGCACAGCGGCTGTATGTCGAATGGGTACGCGAATTGGCGGTACTGCGTCATTCCATTGCGCTGAGATTACATGAGCTTGGTTTGGCGATCCGATACTGA
- a CDS encoding LamB/YcsF family protein has translation MGESFGAYVIGNDEQLYAEITSANIACGFHAGDPGVMRRAVQGALQHGVAIGAHPGLPDLVGFGRRHMNISPQEAYDLVTYQLGALDAFVRQEGGRLHHVKPHGALYNMAAVSQSLADQIARAIAAYDSDLILYGLSGSLLIQAGHEAGLQVASEVFADRTYQADGTLTPRQHPDALIDDTNVAVDQIIHMLTTGTVRAVDGSYVPIQADTVCIHGDGAHAVSFARALNKRLLDAGVQRSAPVVSIGKEEQD, from the coding sequence ATGGGTGAGAGCTTTGGCGCTTATGTCATCGGAAATGATGAGCAGCTGTACGCGGAGATTACCTCTGCTAATATCGCTTGTGGATTTCATGCTGGCGATCCGGGAGTTATGCGGCGAGCGGTGCAAGGCGCACTGCAACACGGTGTAGCTATCGGTGCACATCCGGGTTTGCCGGATCTAGTCGGATTTGGACGGCGACACATGAATATTTCGCCACAGGAAGCATACGATTTGGTTACGTATCAGCTCGGCGCGCTGGATGCGTTTGTTCGTCAGGAAGGTGGACGACTGCATCATGTGAAGCCGCATGGAGCATTGTATAATATGGCAGCAGTATCGCAGTCGCTTGCCGATCAGATCGCGCGGGCCATTGCCGCATATGATAGCGATTTGATCCTGTATGGATTGTCCGGCAGTCTGTTGATACAGGCGGGACACGAAGCAGGACTACAGGTAGCAAGTGAAGTATTCGCTGATCGCACCTATCAGGCAGACGGTACGTTAACGCCGCGTCAGCATCCAGATGCGCTTATCGACGATACTAACGTCGCTGTGGATCAGATCATTCATATGTTGACCACGGGTACAGTTCGTGCTGTAGATGGTAGCTACGTTCCCATTCAGGCAGATACCGTCTGTATTCATGGTGACGGTGCGCATGCGGTGTCTTTTGCACGTGCCTTGAACAAGCGCTTGCTGGATGCGGGTGTACAGCGAAGCGCCCCAGTCGTATCAATAGGAAAAGAGGAACAGGATTGA
- a CDS encoding TRM11 family SAM-dependent methyltransferase: protein MIKHHDLHDQNNRVSSYLYTYACHEDERELCALELKRLLDTEPQAGYVETTIAVPPERSPFVHYRLDIQLEADSLEQLEQLAKQIHVLDEEGEQLTFKLLCLDAQQTFSYDEKRQLERRIGMCIHGKAQMKQPQVLFGIAYSGGRWVMGRCALAPSVWLQHNDKPRHYSTALSTRVARAAVNIALPHPTGRTLIDPCCGIGTVLVEALSMNINTVGYDLNPLAVQGARENLLHYHMPNIVSIGDLRELKGSYDALILDLPYNLCSVLEDNERLQMLQAAGRLAPTQLVISTEHIAHSLTEAGLAIQQLCHLHKGSFTRYLWLCSHE, encoded by the coding sequence TTGATAAAGCATCACGATTTGCATGATCAGAATAATCGCGTATCTAGTTATCTATATACCTACGCCTGCCATGAGGATGAGCGTGAATTATGTGCGTTAGAGTTGAAGCGATTGCTGGATACGGAACCACAAGCTGGATATGTGGAAACAACGATTGCTGTCCCACCGGAACGCAGTCCGTTTGTACATTATCGGCTGGATATACAGCTGGAAGCAGACTCATTGGAACAATTGGAACAGCTTGCGAAACAGATTCATGTGCTGGACGAAGAGGGGGAGCAGCTCACCTTCAAGCTACTTTGTTTGGATGCGCAGCAGACGTTTTCCTATGATGAGAAGCGTCAGCTGGAACGCCGAATCGGTATGTGTATACACGGCAAGGCGCAGATGAAGCAGCCGCAAGTGTTATTCGGCATCGCATATAGTGGCGGACGCTGGGTGATGGGCAGATGCGCGCTCGCACCATCGGTCTGGTTGCAGCATAATGACAAGCCACGCCATTATTCCACAGCGCTCAGTACACGCGTGGCAAGAGCAGCGGTCAATATTGCATTGCCACATCCAACTGGACGTACATTGATTGATCCGTGCTGTGGAATTGGAACAGTTCTAGTAGAGGCATTGTCGATGAATATAAATACGGTTGGGTACGATCTCAATCCGCTAGCTGTACAGGGCGCACGCGAAAATTTACTGCATTATCATATGCCTAACATTGTCAGTATTGGCGATTTACGTGAGCTGAAGGGCAGCTATGATGCGCTTATTCTCGATTTGCCTTACAATTTATGTTCGGTTTTGGAAGATAATGAGCGTCTACAGATGCTTCAAGCAGCAGGTCGGCTAGCGCCTACCCAGCTAGTTATTTCTACAGAACATATCGCACATTCGCTAACCGAAGCGGGGCTAGCTATTCAACAGCTTTGTCATTTGCATAAAGGCAGCTTCACACGCTATCTATGGTTATGCAGTCATGAGTAA
- a CDS encoding M3 family oligoendopeptidase has protein sequence MKFSEFTYKRPDMDQLKAEFDQLLNRFTTASSFDEQDEAMADINKLSNAFSTQVQLVSVRHSINTEDEFYKAEQEFMDEIGPVFQEYIDSYYKALVHSAFRSELEQKWGHQLFASAELTLKTFHPDIIGDLQQENKLATAYAQLIASAKIPFEGEERTLSQLAPFAQSKDRDMRQRAGEASYGFLAENSGELDRIYDELVKVRTGIARKLGYNNFTELAYARMGRTDYGPEQVAAFRKQVEEYIVPAASRLKERQRNRLGVERLAYFDQNFSFSTGNPTPKGDADFIINNGAKMYSELSPEIDQFYTFMQDNELMDLLSKKGKMGGGYCTFLNDYQSPFIFANFNGTSGDIDVLTHEMGHAFQVYQSRNFKVPEYIWPTYEAAEIHSMSMEFFTWPWMELFFKEDTDKYKFDHLSSALIFIPYGTAVDEFQHIVYDNPDFSPAERKAAWKSLEEKYLPYWDQSDNPYLEGGGYWQKQGHIYEAPFYYIDYTLAQICAFQFWKRMHEDQPAAWADYVNLCQQGGSKSFTELVDVAGLISPFQEGCVSSVIGDIEGWLNQIDDSKL, from the coding sequence ATGAAGTTTAGCGAATTTACGTACAAACGTCCAGATATGGACCAGTTGAAAGCGGAATTTGACCAGCTGCTGAACCGTTTTACAACAGCATCCAGCTTTGACGAGCAGGATGAGGCGATGGCGGACATCAACAAACTAAGCAACGCGTTTTCGACGCAGGTGCAGCTTGTATCGGTACGTCATTCGATCAATACCGAAGACGAGTTTTACAAAGCCGAGCAGGAATTTATGGATGAGATTGGCCCTGTTTTTCAAGAATACATAGACAGCTACTACAAAGCGCTGGTACATTCCGCCTTCCGTAGTGAGCTGGAGCAGAAATGGGGACATCAGCTGTTCGCTTCGGCAGAGCTGACGTTGAAAACATTCCATCCTGACATCATCGGCGATCTTCAGCAGGAGAACAAGCTGGCAACCGCTTACGCACAACTGATTGCCTCGGCAAAAATCCCGTTTGAAGGCGAAGAACGCACGCTCAGTCAATTGGCACCATTCGCGCAGTCCAAAGACCGCGATATGCGTCAACGTGCGGGAGAAGCATCCTATGGTTTCTTAGCGGAAAATAGTGGTGAGCTGGATCGCATTTACGATGAATTGGTCAAAGTGCGTACAGGCATTGCCCGCAAATTAGGCTACAATAACTTCACTGAGCTGGCGTATGCACGCATGGGTCGTACCGATTACGGGCCAGAGCAAGTAGCTGCATTCCGCAAGCAGGTGGAAGAATATATCGTACCTGCGGCATCCCGTCTGAAAGAGCGTCAACGCAATCGTCTGGGTGTAGAGCGTCTGGCTTATTTTGACCAGAACTTCAGCTTCTCGACAGGCAACCCAACTCCAAAGGGTGACGCTGACTTCATTATTAACAACGGTGCGAAAATGTACTCCGAGCTGTCGCCAGAGATTGATCAATTCTATACCTTTATGCAAGACAATGAATTGATGGATCTGCTCAGCAAAAAAGGCAAAATGGGTGGAGGTTATTGTACCTTCCTGAACGATTACCAAAGCCCATTCATCTTTGCCAACTTCAATGGTACATCCGGCGATATTGACGTGTTGACTCACGAAATGGGACATGCGTTCCAAGTATATCAAAGCCGTAACTTCAAAGTGCCGGAATATATCTGGCCGACCTATGAAGCGGCAGAGATTCATTCGATGAGCATGGAATTTTTCACATGGCCTTGGATGGAGCTGTTCTTCAAAGAAGACACGGATAAATACAAATTCGATCATCTATCAAGCGCACTGATCTTTATCCCTTATGGTACAGCTGTGGACGAATTCCAGCATATCGTGTATGACAATCCAGACTTCTCACCAGCAGAGCGCAAAGCAGCTTGGAAATCGCTGGAAGAGAAATACCTGCCATATTGGGATCAAAGCGATAATCCTTATTTGGAAGGTGGCGGCTACTGGCAGAAGCAGGGTCATATCTATGAAGCGCCATTCTACTATATCGACTACACGCTGGCACAAATCTGTGCATTCCAGTTCTGGAAAAGAATGCACGAAGATCAACCGGCAGCATGGGCGGATTATGTGAACCTATGCCAACAGGGTGGTAGCAAATCGTTTACCGAGCTGGTGGATGTGGCAGGTCTGATCTCGCCGTTCCAAGAAGGCTGCGTATCGTCTGTCATCGGCGATATTGAAGGCTGGCTGAACCAGATCGACGATAGCAAGCTGTAA
- the yqeK gene encoding bis(5'-nucleosyl)-tetraphosphatase (symmetrical) YqeK, whose product MVDQRLHLSLDKPYIPQELITYFPSVDELHSEDMLLHDYIGIFFKQNHADDTWTHCQEVANQANQLAQRYGQDVHTGVLGGWLHDISTVIPDHQKLELALQLGLDVVDAERQVPFLLHQTLSAWIAEHIFGLNDAALLSAIGCHTTLKGNMQPMDKLLFIADKLSWAPSDSAPYIALMRQAVEHSLDDAIDVYVDYIFGEPGRLAVVHPWMQAARHTLDMERYYHSLPTLSAPIVWGPVTASFRPAPALSSEQQALISNVSIVPMVGDQVVMIRLTDGRWELPGGTLEPGEAPLEGLRREVLEETGGTLVDYTVFGYFDCQSCADTPYRPHIPHPRFIRLAGYGQVQLDGQPLNPLDGEQVEIVDVVSMDEAELRFRSTGRHDLADFYQMGYQAWQLSQAEQDVQHDHS is encoded by the coding sequence ATGGTTGATCAACGATTACATCTTTCATTGGACAAGCCATATATTCCACAGGAGCTAATCACTTATTTTCCTTCAGTGGATGAGTTGCACAGCGAAGATATGCTGTTGCATGACTATATAGGTATATTTTTTAAACAGAATCATGCGGATGATACGTGGACTCATTGTCAGGAGGTTGCGAATCAGGCGAATCAGCTAGCACAGCGATATGGTCAGGATGTGCATACTGGCGTATTGGGTGGTTGGCTGCATGATATATCTACCGTGATTCCCGATCACCAAAAGCTGGAGTTAGCGCTACAATTGGGATTGGATGTGGTGGATGCGGAGCGACAGGTTCCCTTTTTACTGCATCAAACATTGTCTGCGTGGATAGCAGAGCATATATTTGGGCTAAATGATGCAGCGTTGCTAAGTGCGATTGGCTGTCATACTACGCTAAAAGGAAACATGCAGCCGATGGACAAGCTACTCTTTATCGCGGACAAGCTGTCATGGGCACCGTCGGATTCGGCGCCGTATATTGCCTTAATGCGGCAGGCAGTGGAGCATTCGCTGGATGATGCGATTGATGTGTATGTGGATTATATTTTCGGTGAACCGGGTAGGTTAGCGGTTGTACATCCATGGATGCAGGCTGCACGGCATACGCTGGATATGGAGCGATATTATCATTCGCTGCCTACGCTATCTGCGCCTATCGTCTGGGGACCAGTGACAGCTTCTTTTCGACCAGCTCCTGCATTGTCATCCGAACAGCAAGCATTGATCAGCAATGTATCGATTGTGCCGATGGTGGGCGATCAGGTGGTCATGATTCGACTAACGGATGGGCGCTGGGAATTGCCGGGCGGTACACTGGAACCGGGAGAAGCTCCACTGGAAGGATTACGACGCGAAGTGTTGGAAGAAACAGGTGGTACGCTAGTTGATTATACGGTATTTGGTTATTTTGACTGCCAATCCTGTGCGGATACGCCATATCGTCCACATATTCCGCATCCACGATTTATCCGTTTAGCGGGATATGGACAGGTGCAGTTGGACGGTCAACCGCTCAATCCATTGGATGGTGAGCAGGTGGAGATTGTGGATGTAGTGAGTATGGACGAGGCAGAGCTTCGCTTCCGCAGTACGGGGCGCCATGATCTGGCAGACTTTTATCAAATGGGATATCAAGCATGGCAGCTGTCACAAGCGGAACAGGATGTGCAGCATGATCATTCGTGA